catatatatatatggagtAGCATTTTTCTGTTTCTTCTTAAAATCTAGTTGTCAAGAAAATATGGTACCATGTGCGAAAGAGCATATGCCTTGAAAATTGCGAGTACAATGAATCCAATATATATATGAATCCAATAATATGCTTTTGATGGCAAATAACACATGTGTGATTAGTCATCAAATTAACGACCTGAAAACACACGCACACCATATGCACCCCTTCGGTCAGGAGGGAGTAGCATTTTGTTTGTTATTTCTTTATAGGGCCAGTttttttggcggcttaaaaaataagccgcctcctcccagcttttcccataagccgTCTCCGTCATTCATTGGGGCTTTTGAATAGTTTAACTAATTTAGAAGCCTCAATTTTTTTGGATCGGCTTATTTTTAAGCTAGGGAGAGGTAGCTTGTTTTTTAagccgcccaaaagaactggcccataGTCTAGTTGCCAAAAATACAGTACCGTGTTCAAAAGAGCACCTGGCTTGAAAAATGAGAGGCCAGCTTTAATGACAAAATGCATCCAACTTTATTCTGGAACCAAACAAATAGAGTAATACACTTTTCACGAtgctttccgcttctgctttcaAAATAATTAAGCACGCGAGCCTGAGATAGTAGTACGTTTTTTTTCTGCTTCAGGAAACACCCGAGTAACTAAGGTTTGGCACAGCTGTAAAATTGTTCCAGTTTTGGTCTTAAGAGGTTGGTTGTGTGGGAAGATAACTGTACCAGCTGTTGGCCTTTGTTGCATGGCACGCTTCAGACACGAGAACCAAATGAGCAGACAGAAAATTAGGACGATTCCGTTAGAATTTCCTAGAGGATCAGTTAATACTGGTGCAACCAGTACTATTAGTTGGGGACTTTGGAACCTTTTCATTCTACATCAGTCACCAGCTACAAGTAGCCATTGAAATGGACATAAACCTAATCACAGTCACATCAAACAGCCATGAGCTATTTAGATTTTAGTGTCCACGAATTTCTAAAAATTTGTGGTGTGTATCGTGAGACTCCAAAGAAATATCATGGATCGCAAACAAGTCTGCACAGATTGATTAATCTCTGCAGTAGTCATGCTAGGACAAACCATAGAATTCAAAGAGAGTGCTATCGAGGATGCTGTCGAATGATTGTGATCTGACGTGCATGCACGGTTGCAGGTACTGAGAAAGTCCACTATTCTGCTGATGAGGCTCTCGTACTAAAGGTTAGGAGATAATGCAATGGTGTTTGCCTTCGCAAGTTTACATGGAGAAATTCACACAGTTCTTCAACGAACTACATATTTGTGTTGATATAACTGACCTCCATGTTAACTGCAGCAAAAAGCAGAGGACGTGCTCCCTTACCTGAATGACCGCTGTGTTTATCTAGTTGGTTAGTTCTTGCCCCCCACACCAGCTCTATAATTTTAATGGATCCCTTCATGATGTATTGCCTATCTAATATTTATATGCATTGCATATAGGAATGATTGCCTATCTAACATTTGTATGCATATACTGTATATATTAGGAATGATGGGTTCTGGCAAAACTACAGTTGGCAAGATAATAGCTGAAGTACTGGGCTATTCATTCTTTGACAGGTTTGGATTTCTCTCTGATAACTGCAGCAACTGATAAAAGCCAACCAAGATGTTCTTTCAACTAACTTTTGAGTGATCATGGTTCAGTAATTTTATCCGCGTGCCTTCCTTTGACAGTGATAAGCTGGTTGAGCAGTCTGTTGGTATACCGTCAGTTGCTGAGATTTTTCAGGTCCATAGTGAAGCATTCTTCAGAGATAACGAGGTGTGCGCTTATTTTCCTTAGAGATAGTAGGATATAACTCTATTTCCTTTCACAGTGCTCTTCTTTTCTCTCCCATGATGTAATTTGCCATTATCCACCTCAAACCTGCATGCTGTGATATTAGGAGTGCTGTAGTGGTCTACAGTACTAATCTCGTCTAAAAATACTTTTTATCAAGCTTTCTGATATTTTCTTATTTCATTCGACTTCTCAAGAGTGAGGTACTAAGGGATTTGTCGTCAATGCACCGATTAATTGTTGCAACAGGAGGTGGTGCGGTGATACGACCAATCAATTGGTACTGGAAGTGATAAACTAGCTCGAGTTGCTCTTCAAGGCAATAATTACTAAGTTTACTGTGTGAAATTGCAGGAGTTATATGAGGAAAGGACTCACTATCTGGTTAGATGTTCCATTGGATGCCCTCGCAAGAAGGATTGCTGCGGTGGGTACTGCGTCACGACCCCTCCTGCATCAGGAATCTGGTGATCCTTATGCAAAGGTAGTTTGCTACTGATGCTCTTATTTATTTCTGCAATTTGAGTTTGGCATGCGGACAGAGCTAATGATTGTTTGTTTTCCCGCGCAGGCCTATGCCAAACTTACAGCACTTTTTGAACAAAGAATGGATTCATATGCTAATGCTGATGCCCGAGTATCCCTTGAAAGTATGTTTCCTAACGAGTTAGATAACACCATTATACGTAATTCTTGTTTCATTCTAGTACTCTGTACTACTAGAAAGGCCTACATGGTCCACCAATATGATGTTTTTTGCTCACGTTCAGTTTTTACACCATTGCTGACTGTAAACACAATTTATCCATAATGCAGATATTGCACTCAAACAAGGACATAATGATGTGAATGTACTTACACCAAGTGCCATCGCTATTGAGGTATTTGAGTATTTCTGACTTGGTTAAGATGATCTTTTGAACCGTGCCTGACTGGGATTTCTACCTTCCGTTCTTCCAGGCATTGCTAAAGATGGAGAGCTTTCTTACTGAGAAGGCCATGGTCAGAAACTGACCAGATCTCGGTGGTTAAAAAGAAAGATGACAACCAATGGTTCTTGGTTGCCGTGATGTACATACCTTTGCATAAGACATTCTTCTTGATATAGCCAGAGCTATGACAGAGGATAACTTGGGTCTTTACTTGAGTGAACTATATGTGAATAGCTCTAAATTAAGACAATGTTTGTCTTGTCTTTATCTTGCTGCAAATTGATACATGGATTTGGGAGTAAATAGCTATATCATCATCGTTAAGTGATATCCCTTGTACATTTTGAAACAACCAGAATTTACATCAATATATTACTTTGAGGCAAAGTGCAGTTCTCGAAAAATTTATAATAGCATAGATCTTAACACAAGTATGTTCGTTACAGCATGATAAGGGTGCCTCTTTTTCTTTCGAGATATGTACATGTTCTCTCAACAAAGATGTACAGGGAAAGTATTATCTCCAAAATAATCATGGCTAAGCCAATAGTTAGATCTGACCTATTTGATAATGCTACTGTACGGGAAACAAATCTCCCTATACATCTAGCGTATAGCTATACAGTTAAAGGAAAACATTGCAGGAAGCTGAGATTGAAAACCTGTACATGTAGGCTTTAACTTCATATGAACATTCTTCTGATGGTTCTTGCAACAGCACGAGATAAAACAAGATTAGTTAAATCCGCAGGCAGGAGGAGAAACTGCTGTTGGGACTCTGGTGAAAGCTGCATTGGGGAAGAGTATGTGCAAAAATGAGTTCGTGGAGCTCTGGATTTATAAATACACGCCACATGAATTTTGATGCATAATCTCATTCAACCCGTATGTTCCTTCTTACCTCAGGAATGACAGAAAGAACTGGCAGAAACTCTGGAAAAGACCTCATCTCATTTAACACAAGAGACATATCATCTGCGCCATCATCTCCTTTCTCCCCAGTGCTTTCATGTCCAGGAGCCTGCAAAACTTGAATGCTAAATGCAGGCTACACACACGTGTTGCATCTTGCAATGTCAATAGATCAGCTGGATTTACACGCATCAGAGATGAAGTGCTTTAGCCCATTTTTATATAAAAACCAATGTGTAATCTGAGTATTATTTTCACACCTTGTAGTTAGTTTCAGCTCAAAGAGAACAATTTCACATATAAATCATTGCGCACATCACTTAATGTGATTACCGAATCTAATTAGCATGTCACAAATATAAGCTCCAGACTTTATCTTTTCAGTTAAGTCTAGAATTCATTTCTTTCTGAAAAGGTTCTTTTATCatcgagtaaatagcataaaactaccacttttcgtcCTATGGTTCCAAAAAACCACCACTTTTTTGTTTGTGACTGATACCTACCACTTTTTTCGTCGGTTgtctcaaaaaacccaaatcgCCTTGTGTTTTACAACTGATCGCGATTATGACAGGTGTGACCCGCTCCTAAATGAACCGTCTGGTTGACCGTCagtttgaccgttaactgacatgtggggcccacgtgtcagtgtctCTTCCTAACAATCTTattaaaaaaagcaatcaggtccctgtAAATATTTTTGAAAAGCAATCGACTCCCTCGCACGGCCGTGCTCAAGATCGAGAGGAGCTCGTCGTTCAGCAGCCATGGCGCCTGCCGCCGTGGAGCTCCCCGTCGCGTGGTCTCTTTCTCTTCCCTCTTCCTCGCGTCCGCTCGAGGTGGGTGGGGCAGCTCGAAGCGCTCGGCTCCAATGGCCGTCGCTGGCAACCTCCTCCCCCATAGCCCGGTCGCCGGCAACCTCCACCCCACGGCCTCGACGCGCTCCACTACCTGCTCGCCGGCGCCGGCCTCCGCCTGCCCCCGCACGTCGACGACGTCGAGTTCGCGGAAGCAGCAAGCAGCGGTCGCGGGCATCAACAGACGAAGGGGAAGAGGAAGGGGCGGGcaagcaagcggcggcggcggcggagagcagGCAGTTCACCGGGGCCATGGGTCGCCGCCAACCTCTTCCTCTCCCACGGGGCCGACGAGATCCGGCAGAGGCAGCGCCGCCGCGCGCTGCTCCCTCCTCACCTGCTCCGGCCCTCCACCACCATGCGGGAGGCCGTTCTCCGGCCAAAGGGGGAGGTGAGCTCGCTGGTGGCGGCGTGGCGGCCGCTCCAGTGGGGTGGGAAAGGAGGCGAGGTGGACGGCGGCTGGGAGCTGGCTGGAGGGCGGCGACACGGCAATGGCGACTGCTGTGCGGCTGCGGCGGTCATGGCAGTGGTGTGCGcgaggacccgattgctttttctaGAAATATTTacaggacccgattgctttt
This region of Triticum aestivum cultivar Chinese Spring chromosome 2D, IWGSC CS RefSeq v2.1, whole genome shotgun sequence genomic DNA includes:
- the LOC123054990 gene encoding shikimate kinase 3, chloroplastic; the protein is MDAGLGLRPRPGAAWTGRRKPQGFPPATVPAARLDQNPARRPLVLRSDAGSRSTDPIRGASLKGLCCHKSAGTEKVHYSADEALVLKQKAEDVLPYLNDRCVYLVGMMGSGKTTVGKIIAEVLGYSFFDSDKLVEQSVGIPSVAEIFQVHSEAFFRDNESEVLRDLSSMHRLIVATGGGAVIRPINWSYMRKGLTIWLDVPLDALARRIAAVGTASRPLLHQESGDPYAKAYAKLTALFEQRMDSYANADARVSLENIALKQGHNDVNVLTPSAIAIEALLKMESFLTEKAMVRN